The genomic interval cagttctcttaatgcattcaagagagagctagatagagctcttaaggatagcggagttagggggtatggggagaaggcaggaacggggtactgattgagaatgatcagccatgatcacattgaatggcggtgctggcttgaagggccgaatggcctcctcctgcacctattgtctactgtctattgtctatttgtcacatatgcatagtgaaattcattttgcatatattacacatgccgGCACCAACATTTTTGGCACCATTGTTCAAAGTCTGGTCGTCCCACCCGCTCGGAGAACTGGCACAGTTCCCACCcactgacgtccctctcctctgttTTACAGATACATTTGTTGGGAGAAAATATTTAGAGTaatttattcaaatgtattttacagATAAAATTGTTGGGAGAAAATATTGGATTAATTTATTCAATTGTGTTTTACAGATAAATTTGTTGGGAGAAAAAGATGACACCCCTGTGCATTTTTGTGATAAATGTGGATTGCCAATCAAGATATATGGACGGATGGTGAATTCACTTATTTTAATCTCCTCCTTTGTGAATCTGGTAGATTTTTCTCTTGTGTATAATGATCCTCTTGATTCCTATActcttgatatttaaaaaaattaaagggaTCAAAGACACAAGAGACAGTTACTGTAATGTGGAGTCAAAGATACAAGCTTCTGGAGGGACTGTAGTATCTGTAGGGGAAAGTGGTGGTCAAGGTTTTAGATCAAAAATCTTGCATCTGGTGTTGACCAAAAACATTGATTGTTCCtttgcctccatggatgctgccaggtccactgagttcctccagcagcttgtaaaCTATTTGCAGAATGATCTCAAAGGTACTTTATTGTGTTgtgtaggtacagtgaaattgtttgTTTTCCATACAGTTCAATCATACTCAAGCACAAGATTGTAAGAACAGTAGACTGGACCGAGGCAGTACGGTCCAGCTACCTCATTTCTGGTGCCGTCTTGTCCCCTTCAAGTTAAACATTGTTTAAAATGACAATGACCTAACATAGCATTAAGACCTTTTGTTCTCGGGTTGGCACTGGGTTGCAATGTCAACCTGCTCAGGCGATGTTGCCGATTAAATCCACAGCTGCTCTGCTGCAGGGCACGTGCGATCTGGGCATTTGGTCACTTGGAGCGGATCTAATCGAGCCCTAGATGGCTGGGGGGCATCCCATCAGCCCATTCCAATAACGCAATGATCTTCGCACATCAACCAGCGCTCTCCCTCGCTTCACTGTGCAGCCTCCGTGCCCCAGGGTGTCTCCTGCAGCCAACATCGGAACAGCTTGAGTGTTATCAGTTACCCTCCCCAGCCACACCGATAGCATCCCTTCCCTCCGTCTACTGCACtcttgactgtatggcaaaccaaattcctcgtatgttgcaaaacatacttggctaataaattatgattgtGATCttgaaggtttggatagagtggatgtggatgtttccactagtgcggagattctaggaccagaggtcagaattaaaggacgttcctttagggaggagatgaggaggagtttctttaatcagagggtggtgaatttctttagtcagagggtggtgaattctttgccacagacggctgtgaatggatatttttaaggcagagatagatcgattcttgattagtacaggtgtcaagggttatggggagaaggcaggagaatggggttgagacggaaagatagatcagccatgattgaatggcagagtagacttgatcgaccaaatggcctaattctgctcctgtcattaatgaagaaaaggaaaCATCCTGGTTTTACATTTTGTTGGAAAAATTGGAAACTCTTAAATGTTTTGTTCACTTTAACCAACTCATTCAGCCATCAACTTGCATGCTGTTTACTTTTCTATTACACTTAAAGTCTCATGACATTGTAGTCTTGTGTGGAATACTTACACTGATcagtatgaccactgacaggtggagtgaataacattgattaacttgttacaatggcacctgtcaagggatgggatgtattaggcagcaagtgaacagtcagttcttggcctttgtcaaagtcgctcaggtctttactcctgcccatttctcctgcatccaacacattaaccaagttgttatggccagatgactaggtcagagcatctttgaaacggcaaggcttgtggggtgctcctggtcagcagtggtgagtacctactgacagtggtccgaggagggacaaaccgcaaaccggtgacagggtgttgggcgcccaaggctccacgatgcgcaagggcaacgaaggctatcccgtctggtctgaactgactgggaagacgacaagccggtggagggagtgtgatgctctgggcaatgttctgggaAACCCTGCGACTGGCCATTCATGTGAACGTcagtttgacacgtgtcacctacctaaacatcgttacagaccaggtacaccccttcatggcaatggtattccctaatGGCAGTGGcccctttcagcaggataatgcgccccgtCACAAtgcacacattgtttgggaatggtttgaggaacatgatgaagtgttcacggtgttgccctggcctccaaattctccagacctctatccgattgagcatctgtgggatgtgctggatcgacaagtccgatccacggcggctccatgtcgcatcttacaggacttgaaggatctgctgcgaatgtttggtgccagataccacaggacaccatcaagagtcttgtagagtccatgccttggcgggttggtgctgttttggcggcacatggaggaccaacagcatattaggcaagtggtcataatgttttggctgatatcaactttagaaggtcacagaatgcggAATACGCTCCATTCCTCATCAAAGGGGACAGAGTGGTgaaagtgtccagcttcaagtttctgggcacaaatatttcagaggacctcacatggtccactaacaccgttgcgctagtcaagaagcacagcaacggctgtttttcctgagaatgcTGAAAAAggttggtctgccccaacagttactgatgaccttctaccactgcactacacaGAGCATAATGACATCtacgtgtggtatctcagctgcacgtcagcggataggagagctcttcagcgggtcgtctgcagagcgcagaggatcattgggatacagctaccagccctggaggacatctacaacgcattgctgcctcaggaaagccaccagcatctacaatgactccacacacccatgccaccgtctgtttgaactacttccatctggcagacgttacaaggccttctacacccgcatctccagactaagaaacagctttattcctagagctatagctgctctgaatcggacccgCTGAGAGCCCCCCATGACCTGTCTgctcccagggtcatctggcacaactcgcTCTGCATGAAccatttttgcactttaccttgtttccttttttttcttcccttccctttgttgtttttgttttcgctgtgatttatttatttatttatttggaaatcgatatggaagtggcattcttaatctcgttgtacttgtacaatgacaataaagatattgtattgtattgtatcctaACTTCTACACTCATTACCaagactgacgaaggccaatgttccaaagccttcttgaccatgcAATCTACCTGTGACACAACATTTAACCTGCACTCGtaaatctctctgctctacaacattccccaggcccctgtcattcattgtgtagatcctgccctggtttgacttggcAATCGACACCAttcagtcagactgaagaagggtctcgacccgaaacgtcacccattccttctctcctgagatgctgcctgacccgctgagttactccagcatttagtgtctaccttcagccTTTATGTTGATGCTAAGAACAGGAGATGAGTTAAAAACTAATGTCTTCCTTGCAAGACATTAAGACATCCTCAAAATGTGCCTTTTTTGTATTGGGTAAGCAGAAAAGCATAATCTAATCCTTTTGTTATCCCCTTTGTGCATTTCTTCACAGATTCCATGTAAGCATGTTTTCTGTTTCAATTGTGCAAGTTTGCAAGAGAGAAAAGGTGACAGGATATGTCCTGGGTAAGATCATGTCTACTGACTACAATCCTTAAAATTGCTGTTTGAAATGTTTTTTATTATTTGTCTAATTATTTTGTTCAAAATATAATATTGGAGAACTAGACACTGGTATACTGCATTATAGGTTATAGTTATTGAGTGTAGGGGAATTGTATGGGTAACACAGAATCCAGAATATGGCACAGCCTTGTATACTGTTTGATGGTTAAACATGTAATCATGTAAAAAGGATGCTTTTCTCTTGTAGGACAATTGTGCTATGCATGGATTGCAAACCAAATGTGTTTGTACTAATTTCTTCCCCATCACACCTATACTGACAGCTGAATATTTCTTgctctttttattttatttcacatttcggtatctgcatttttttttgctATACAGACGGTCTttagtcttagacaatagacaaaggtgcaggaggaggccattcggcccttcgagctagcactgccattcaatatgatcatggctgatcattctcaatcagtaccccgttcctgccttctccccataccccctgactccactatccttaagagctctatctagctctctcttgaatgcattcatagaattggcctccactgccttctgaggcagagaattccacagattcacaacactgactgaaaacgtttttcctcatctcagttctaaatggcctaccccttattctaaaactgtggccccttgttctggactcccccaacattgggaacgtgtttcctgcctctaacgtgtccaaccccttaataatcttatacgtttcgataagatctcctctcatccttccaaattccagtgtgtacaagcctagtcgctccagtctttcaacatatgatagtcccgccattccaagaattaacctaataaacctacgctgcacgccctcaatagcaagaatatccttccttaaatttggagaccaaaactgcgcacagtactccagatgcggtctcactagggcccggtacaactgcagaaggacctctttgctcctatactcaactcctcttgttatgaaggccaacattccattggctttcttcactgcctgctgtacctgcatgcttcctttcagtgactgatgcactaggacacccagatctcgttgaacattcctaacttgacaccattcagatagtaatctgcctttctattcttacttccaaagtgaataacctcacactgatctacattaaactgcatctgccatgtatccgcccattcacacaacctgtccaagtcaccctacagccttattgcatcttcctcacaattcacactaccccccagcttaatatcatctgcaaatttgctaatggtacttttaatcccttcatctaagtcattaatgtatatcgtaaatagttggggtcccagcactgaaccttgcggtaccccactggtcactgcctgccattccgaaagggacccatttatccccactctttgctttctgtctgtcaaccaattttctatccatgtcagtaccctacccccaataccatgtgctctaattttgcccactaatctatgtgggaccttgtcgaaggctttctgaaagtcgaggtacaccacatccactgattctcccctgtcaattttcctagttacatcctcaaaaaattccagtagatttgtcaagcatgatttccccttcgtaaatccatgctgactcggaatgatcctgttactgctatccaaatgctcagcaatttcatcttttataattgactccagcatcttccccaccactgatgtcagactaactggtctataattacccgttttctctctccctcctttcttaaaaagtgggataacatttgctatcctccaatccacaggaactgatcctgaatctatagaacattgaaaaatgatctccaatgcttccactatttctagagccacctccttaagtaccctgggatgcagaccatcaggccctggggatttatcagccttcagtcccatcagtctacccaaaaccatttcctgcctaatgtgaatttccttcagttcctccgtcaccctaggatctctggcccctagaacatttgggagattgtgtgtatcttcctcagtgaagacagatccaaagtaacggtttaactcgtctgccatttctttgttccccataatacattcccctgcttctgtcttcaacacTCTGTGATCCAGCTGTGAATATCCTGGCTTCAGCCACCACCTACTGGTCACTTAATCAATGTATCATTGTCCTTCACAATCATGAGGTTGGGTCAGTCAGGTAGGTTGACTTTGTTCTCACATGTCAGCTTGACCAAACGACGGCCCCTGGGTCGGGTTGCAATCACTTGGCTTTCAATCCTGAACAGTAAGCCACGCCTCACCGACTGTGCTTGATTGTACTTGGTTTAAAGGGCAATAAAAGCAGTTGTTAAACtaagtgaagacagacacaaaacgcaggagtaaatcagcgggtcaagcagcatctctggagaaaaggaatgtcacttattcccgctgagtcactcccgcactttgcgtctatcctcggtgtaaaccagcatccatctgcaggcccttcctacacattttattaaACTAAGTGATATGGTGTGTGATAATGAATTTTGATTCATTTTTCTAAAACATGTACGTTTGAGCCAATGTTTGGTTATTATGCGTGGGTCAATCTTTACAAAGAGAAAGGTTTACACTTgcttcagtttcttttaaatgtcCACAATGAATAAATATAATGCACTGTTTGATTATGCAATGACCATTTAAAAGCACAAATGTTGTGATTATTGAAACATGGCGTAGTTTACAAGAACCTGTGTACCTTTCTTCAGGTGCAATGACCCGGTGCAGCGCATTGAACAGTGCTTGCGGGGCTCGCTGTTCATGTGCAGTATTGTCCAAGGTTGCAAACGGACCTATCTTTCTCAGAGGGACTTGCAAGCTCACATCAACCATAGACACATGCGAACCGGCAAAGCCATCATCAGGCCACAGCAAGAACAACTGCACACGGCCATGGCACCCCCGGCTGAGATGACTGAGCGCTTCTTGATGCCACAAGACAAGCACCACATTCCTCACCTTCCGCCCAAGCAGCATGCCATCATGATGCCTCCACCGCCTCTCCAGCACGTATCGCACGATCATTACAGCCAGACCCACGAGGACATCCGTCCACCACCCTCCGAGATGCCGCTTGCTCCACCATCCAGGTCCGTCAACCAAGAGACCTTTCGCATTTCCACAGTGAcgacaagaaagcacagcaacctGATCACGGTTCCCATCCAGGATGATTCTTCCAGCTCTGGCACTCGCGAGCCCCCGCCTGCCACACCTCATCACCATCCTGAGTACCAGAACAACCCGGTGGTGCCTCATCCTCACCACCTGCTGCCCCCACAGCAGCACtatgccccaccccctccccctccacctcccatcAGCCACCCCATGCAGCACCCAGTGCAGGCAGCTGGCAACCCCCACATGGTCTACAACCaggctccccctccacctctgtcaacagcaccgcctcccatcaACCCACCACCAGGCCACATCCTGGCCCAGATGCCACCCTACATGAACCATCCTCCCCACGGACCACCCCCTCCGCAGCACACGGGGCCTCCGGTCAATACCCCTCCCCCTCATCACTACTCTGCCTCCTCCATGTCTCAGTACACGGAAGACCAGGGAACTCTCAGTCCTCCGTTTTCCCAACCCGGAGGGCATAGCCCAGGGATCGGTGTTTGGCCAGCTCCCAGAGGTCCCCCTCCACCCAGGATTCAGGTCCCACCACCTCCACAGCCTCCGCTACCTGCACCACATCACCCAGACCAGACACGCTACAGACCATATTATCAGTGAGCTGCAAACGGATTGTGTGCAGGTTCTTTATTGTCTCATGGTCTAACATTGGCTACCAAATCCAAATCCCTTTACATTGTGAAGGGAGCCTGCAGAAACGAGACTGCAGTGTAAGGATCAAATGGGATGGCTCCACAGCGCAGTAGTTTGTGTCTTGGCCAGCGGAGGTTTCCTGCTTCTCTGCCCATGCTGTTTAATTTTCAGATTGCATAACCACTATGCTTTTAACTGCATTAGGTTGATCTGAACAATTGGTGCTTGTGTGAGGAAACTATCTGTAAACATTGAAAACAGTCCCCTAAATATTCTCCAGGGGCTGGCAATGAGTAGTGTTTTGGGTGAAGGAACAAATAGCCAAGATGATGCCTTATGCCATTTTGAGGGCATATAGTTGGTGTATGTAATTTAATGAAATATCCTGCATCCATTCTTTCACCCCTTTGTATTTGTAAACTATGCTGTAAATAAGTATCCAATTGTAAGCTTTCTTCCATGTGAAAGTAAGATAATCTTACTTTAATTAtccatccatctacctgtcccccCACCATACCTGTATCTATCGATCACTTGTTCCAGCCCCCACCTCCCTTTCTGATTTTtcacttccccccctcccgccacaatccgtatgaagaagggtcccacttgaaatgtggcctatccatgttctacagtgatactgcctgaccccttgagttactccttgagctttgtgtctatttttttaaagcaacatctggagttctttgtaaAACCTTAAGTTGACAGTGTGATCAAAGCCAGATAATAGGATGGAGGTATTTGTCAATTTGTTTCAAGTGTATAATCCACAGGTATTTGAATATTAAATGCAAAATAAGTGATTGCGGGCAACTTTTAATGGCTTTGCATTCTCTTTACCGTATTGTCTTATGTCAACGGTTTTCTTCCTTTGCCCCAACTCTTCTCACCCCTGCTGAATATTATGTTACATTATTGAAAACTTCTTTTATGTCCAAGAAAAGAATAAAGCTTCCAAAAAGATTTAAATGGAGGTTCTTTTGTATTGCtttaaattcaaaataaaatttcTGAACATTTAATGTCATTTTAAGGAATGAAAGAAGAACATAGAATCTAATTATTTTTGGTAATGGTTGCCATTTCACTGGTGATGACACCTGTTTCAGAACTGCATTTGTCTTAAAGAAATCATGCATGGGTGAACATGTTAATAGAACAAAACTTTtatcaaagggtctcgacccgaaacatcgcttgttctgtttctccagagatgctgcctgtcccgctgagttactccagcattttggagctacctcctttagcagctcgttccatatacccaccaccctctgtggaaaaagttggaAGCTGGGGTTCTACACAGTCGGGGAGATGGTGGGAGCTGGGGATGGGTGGGCAGCTCCGACCACTATATCCAACATATGTTTTAAGGGGGTTGTTAAAATGGGGGTTTAGTGTTTTGTCTTTGCAAAACAAGAGAGAAGATTAAGAGCTCAGTTAATTCACAACGGAGGGACATGACCAggaagagtgtaggaaaataactgcagatgctggtacaaatcaaaggtatcacaaaatgctggagtaactcagcaggtcaggcagcatctaggagagaggaaatgggtgacgtttcgggtcgagacccttcttcagactgaagaaaggtctccacacgaaacatcacccattccttctctcccgagatgctgcctgacctgctgagttactccagcattttgtgaataaaacttcttcagactgatgtcagggggggcgggacaaataaaggatataggtggagacaggaagacagtgggaaaactgggaagggggaggggaagagatggacagaggaactatctaaagttggagaagtaaatgttcataccactgggctgcaagctgcccaagcgaaatattaggtgttgttcctccaatttccgatgggcctcactgtggcactggaggaggcccatgacagaaaggtcagactgggagggggagttgaagtgctcagccactgggagatcaggttggttaaggcggattgagcgaaggtgttgagcgaaatgatcactgagcctgcgtttggtctcgccgatgtagagaagttgacatctggagcagcggatacaatagatgaggttggaggaggtgcaggtgaacctctgtctcacctggaaagactgggtccttggatggagtcgaagggggaaGTAAaaggtcaggtgttgcatctcctgcggtt from Rhinoraja longicauda isolate Sanriku21f chromosome 23, sRhiLon1.1, whole genome shotgun sequence carries:
- the cbll1 gene encoding E3 ubiquitin-protein ligase Hakai isoform X1 yields the protein MSRNSSKSIPTDEEGFEYNDDELYECKGGEVFGTQRRFSLQFFWDFKINLLGEKDDTPVHFCDKCGLPIKIYGRMIPCKHVFCFNCASLQERKGDRICPGCNDPVQRIEQCLRGSLFMCSIVQGCKRTYLSQRDLQAHINHRHMRTGKAIIRPQQEQLHTAMAPPAEMTERFLMPQDKHHIPHLPPKQHAIMMPPPPLQHVSHDHYSQTHEDIRPPPSEMPLAPPSRSVNQETFRISTVTTRKHSNLITVPIQDDSSSSGTREPPPATPHHHPEYQNNPVVPHPHHLLPPQQHYAPPPPPPPPISHPMQHPVQAAGNPHMVYNQAPPPPLSTAPPPINPPPGHILAQMPPYMNHPPHGPPPPQHTGPPVNTPPPHHYSASSMSQYTEDQGTLSPPFSQPGGHSPGIGVWPAPRGPPPPRIQVPPPPQPPLPAPHHPDQTRYRPYYQ
- the cbll1 gene encoding E3 ubiquitin-protein ligase Hakai isoform X2 gives rise to the protein MSRNSSKSIPTDEGFEYNDDELYECKGGEVFGTQRRFSLQFFWDFKINLLGEKDDTPVHFCDKCGLPIKIYGRMIPCKHVFCFNCASLQERKGDRICPGCNDPVQRIEQCLRGSLFMCSIVQGCKRTYLSQRDLQAHINHRHMRTGKAIIRPQQEQLHTAMAPPAEMTERFLMPQDKHHIPHLPPKQHAIMMPPPPLQHVSHDHYSQTHEDIRPPPSEMPLAPPSRSVNQETFRISTVTTRKHSNLITVPIQDDSSSSGTREPPPATPHHHPEYQNNPVVPHPHHLLPPQQHYAPPPPPPPPISHPMQHPVQAAGNPHMVYNQAPPPPLSTAPPPINPPPGHILAQMPPYMNHPPHGPPPPQHTGPPVNTPPPHHYSASSMSQYTEDQGTLSPPFSQPGGHSPGIGVWPAPRGPPPPRIQVPPPPQPPLPAPHHPDQTRYRPYYQ